A single window of Gemmatimonadota bacterium DNA harbors:
- a CDS encoding DUF6364 family protein — protein sequence MAKTKLTLSVERRIIERAKRYSQRNDTTVSELVSQFLASLEEEDGGSTPITARLVGALAPESSVDEYYQYLDEKYG from the coding sequence ATGGCCAAGACCAAGCTTACCCTATCCGTCGAACGACGCATCATCGAGCGAGCAAAGCGCTATTCCCAGCGCAACGATACGACCGTCTCCGAGCTCGTGAGCCAGTTCCTGGCCTCGCTGGAGGAGGAGGACGGGGGCTCGACTCCGATCACCGCCAGGCTGGTCGGAGCCCTCGCGCCCGAAAGCTCCGTCGACGAGTACTACCAGTACCTGGATGAGAAGTACGGGTGA
- a CDS encoding PadR family transcriptional regulator, whose amino-acid sequence MPRPLGVTSLQILAALRSGRAYGLELVTRTGLPSGTVYPTLARLKQRGLVRSAWEDTRIAEAEGRPRRRYYEPTAAGLRTLAEGAERVAGVAALLADPEPRPS is encoded by the coding sequence GTGCCCCGCCCTCTCGGCGTGACCTCACTGCAGATCCTCGCCGCCCTGCGCTCCGGTCGGGCCTACGGGCTCGAGCTGGTGACCCGCACCGGTCTGCCGTCGGGGACGGTCTACCCGACGCTCGCCCGCCTCAAGCAACGCGGCCTCGTGAGGTCCGCGTGGGAGGACACCCGGATCGCCGAGGCCGAAGGCCGCCCCCGCCGGCGGTACTATGAGCCCACCGCCGCCGGGCTGCGCACGCTCGCGGAGGGCGCGGAGCGGGTCGCCGGTGTGGCCGCTCTCCTGGCCGACCCCGAGCCGCGCCCCTCGTGA
- a CDS encoding nuclear transport factor 2 family protein yields MEEIDAGIEELHQSWRAAIRTGDIDAAVGLLTDDYVLWASGAPAIRGRESVRGILRAAIERFRIDPSFEAEECLLSGDLAVARGWDVQAIEPREGGETLTQRQRVFLVLRREQDGRWRYARGMSQPGLQPA; encoded by the coding sequence ATGGAGGAGATCGACGCCGGAATCGAGGAGCTTCATCAGTCATGGCGTGCGGCGATCCGTACCGGAGACATCGATGCGGCCGTCGGGCTTCTGACGGACGACTACGTCCTATGGGCGTCTGGCGCACCCGCCATCCGAGGCCGGGAGTCGGTGCGTGGGATCCTCCGTGCGGCGATCGAACGATTTCGAATCGATCCATCCTTCGAGGCGGAAGAGTGTCTGCTGTCCGGAGACCTCGCGGTGGCGCGCGGGTGGGACGTGCAGGCGATCGAGCCCCGGGAGGGTGGCGAAACGCTGACCCAGCGACAACGAGTCTTCCTCGTGCTGCGCCGTGAGCAGGACGGTCGGTGGCGCTACGCCAGAGGGATGTCGCAGCCGGGGCTTCAACCCGCGTAG
- a CDS encoding AAA family ATPase, with product LAQSIADALGDHDFADEPYHELVADGYLFSHPPDPDDFEAQLEYALDALGDEAPNVVFDRCPVDLLAYLMVTCQNDERVIARWREPVRRAMRSLDAVVFVPVEAPDVIDFGQDEDPTDSRGAVDEALRELLLGDHLELEVEILEVRGPLDRRTTASLEWLAQLR from the coding sequence CCTTGGCCCAGTCCATCGCGGATGCGCTGGGAGATCACGACTTCGCCGACGAGCCGTATCACGAGCTCGTGGCGGATGGCTACCTCTTCTCCCACCCCCCTGATCCGGACGACTTCGAAGCCCAGCTCGAATACGCTCTGGACGCTCTGGGCGATGAAGCCCCGAACGTGGTCTTCGATCGCTGCCCGGTGGATCTGCTGGCCTACCTCATGGTCACGTGCCAGAATGACGAGCGGGTCATCGCTCGCTGGCGCGAGCCTGTGCGTCGGGCGATGCGATCCCTGGATGCGGTGGTCTTCGTACCCGTAGAAGCTCCAGACGTGATCGACTTCGGTCAGGACGAAGATCCGACCGATTCCCGTGGCGCGGTGGACGAAGCACTCCGGGAGCTGCTGCTCGGTGATCACCTCGAGCTTGAGGTCGAGATCCTGGAGGTACGGGGTCCGCTGGACCGACGCACGACCGCCTCGCTCGAGTGGCTGGCCCAGCTTCGCTAG
- a CDS encoding DinB family protein yields MLDQEILADQIGRAVRGGAWHGPSVGEVLAGVSAEDAAAHPIPDAHSIWEIVLHLIGGYTLVLRRLGGERLQLSPQEAWPPVTEVSAAAWRESQDALGQLNERLQSAVRAFPSQRLSDELGSGFEAYVQFCGAPQHDAYHAGQIVMLKKALAASREAS; encoded by the coding sequence ATGCTGGATCAGGAGATCCTCGCCGATCAGATCGGCCGAGCGGTTCGGGGTGGTGCCTGGCACGGGCCGTCCGTGGGTGAAGTGCTGGCGGGTGTGTCGGCCGAGGACGCAGCGGCGCATCCGATCCCCGACGCGCACAGCATCTGGGAGATCGTGCTGCACCTGATCGGCGGGTACACCTTGGTCCTCCGGCGGCTGGGCGGGGAGCGGCTACAGCTCTCGCCGCAGGAAGCGTGGCCTCCAGTGACAGAGGTCAGCGCGGCTGCGTGGCGAGAGAGCCAGGACGCATTGGGGCAGCTCAATGAGCGGCTCCAGAGCGCCGTGCGGGCGTTCCCCTCCCAGCGTCTTTCGGATGAGCTGGGTTCCGGGTTCGAGGCGTACGTCCAGTTCTGCGGGGCGCCTCAGCACGACGCCTACCATGCGGGTCAGATCGTCATGCTCAAGAAGGCATTGGCGGCGTCGCGAGAGGCGTCGTGA
- a CDS encoding ABC transporter permease: MSRLARSLVRVAGALVPRSERREWREEWLSELAALERHGADGTPGPVSFALGAFAHALTLRRTSWSWTGLGQDLRWARRSLVRAPGFALGAALTLALGIGANATIFALINGLLLRPPPGLTEPERLVQVARSYEQDPRFDNFSWPAFEVIADETAVFASVGASNQAAFVLGTGDDVEQVPGLYVTGSWFGTLGVRPAVGRLLQPADDRAPGAHPVVVLSHALWTRRFGADPRVVGRTVTIGGEPYEIVGVAAQEFAGTEALGAGPQVWLPAMQTPPMGDRLPFDEWGWSSFDVVARLADGVDLEAASAAMPGLAARLRAAAPVNDGILVLLAEGVGLDPEERAEARRLSGILLLVVGLLLLITCTNVANLFLARAGARQAELGVRAALGAGSGRLARQLLVESLVLAGLATVLALPLVLRAGAVLPALFPWTLSVPVGVDARVLVFLAAVGLATGLFFGAMPAWVTSRRSLAGILRDAGPTSGRRTTRIRDALVVAQLGLSLGLVTGAALLGRSVWNARAADPGFRPDGLHAAVLALDRTGRYDETSGLALYTRLLDEAAGLPGVEGVTLANQMPIAGGHSRQTVRPQQDPALAYEAEYTVVAGDYFTTLDIPILRGRALRGIGREPEPVVVVNEALASMFWPGEDPIGKVLAGEPAARVVGLVPDVQMRSLRAPGRPAVYWPIEQRYSPFVALHLRTADGASLTAGDLRALVRRVDPELPAPVVIDLRAAVRDSLAETRTLGLLLATFAGLALLLATIGLYGLVSFQAAQRVREIGIRAALGARPLSLTRLVVRRGLILAGAGALGGLLASWALGHALQSLLYDVDAQDPWTAAAAALVLLVTAVAAAWIPARRAGRVDALVALRS; the protein is encoded by the coding sequence GTGAGTCGCCTGGCGCGGTCCCTGGTGCGGGTAGCCGGCGCGCTGGTGCCCCGCAGCGAGCGGCGGGAGTGGCGGGAGGAGTGGCTGTCGGAGCTCGCGGCCCTGGAACGCCACGGGGCCGACGGCACGCCTGGACCCGTCTCGTTCGCGCTGGGCGCGTTCGCGCACGCGCTCACGCTGCGGCGGACATCCTGGTCGTGGACCGGCCTCGGCCAGGACCTGCGCTGGGCGCGACGGTCTCTCGTCCGCGCGCCCGGCTTCGCCCTCGGCGCGGCCCTCACGCTCGCGCTCGGCATCGGCGCCAACGCGACGATCTTCGCGCTGATCAACGGGCTCCTGCTCCGTCCTCCGCCCGGCCTGACCGAGCCTGAGCGCCTGGTGCAGGTCGCGCGCAGCTACGAGCAGGACCCGCGCTTCGACAACTTCTCCTGGCCGGCGTTCGAGGTGATCGCGGACGAGACGGCCGTGTTCGCGTCGGTGGGTGCGAGCAACCAGGCGGCGTTCGTCCTCGGGACGGGGGACGACGTCGAGCAGGTGCCGGGTCTGTACGTCACCGGCTCGTGGTTCGGCACGCTCGGCGTGCGGCCGGCCGTGGGGCGTCTGCTCCAGCCCGCCGACGACCGCGCGCCCGGCGCCCACCCGGTCGTGGTCCTGTCGCATGCGCTGTGGACGCGGCGGTTCGGCGCGGACCCGCGGGTCGTCGGACGGACCGTCACCATCGGCGGCGAGCCCTACGAGATCGTGGGCGTGGCCGCCCAGGAGTTCGCTGGCACCGAAGCGCTGGGCGCCGGACCCCAGGTGTGGCTGCCCGCCATGCAGACGCCACCGATGGGCGATCGGCTGCCGTTCGACGAATGGGGATGGAGCTCGTTCGACGTCGTCGCGCGTCTGGCCGATGGCGTGGACCTGGAGGCGGCGAGCGCAGCCATGCCCGGCCTGGCCGCACGCCTGCGCGCCGCCGCGCCCGTCAACGACGGCATCCTGGTGCTGCTGGCCGAAGGAGTGGGGCTCGATCCCGAGGAGCGGGCCGAAGCGCGGCGCCTGTCCGGTATCCTCCTCCTGGTGGTGGGGCTGCTCCTGCTGATCACGTGCACGAACGTGGCCAACCTCTTCCTCGCGCGAGCCGGCGCGCGTCAGGCCGAGCTGGGCGTGCGCGCGGCGCTGGGCGCCGGCTCCGGCCGGTTGGCGCGGCAGCTCCTGGTGGAGAGCCTGGTGCTCGCGGGCCTGGCCACCGTGCTCGCGCTCCCGCTGGTGCTGCGCGCCGGCGCCGTGCTGCCCGCTCTCTTTCCGTGGACGCTGTCCGTGCCCGTCGGGGTCGACGCGCGCGTCCTCGTCTTCCTGGCCGCCGTGGGCCTGGCCACCGGCCTGTTCTTCGGCGCCATGCCCGCCTGGGTCACCTCGCGGCGGAGCCTGGCCGGGATCCTGCGCGATGCCGGTCCCACGTCCGGTCGCAGGACCACCCGCATCCGGGACGCCCTCGTCGTGGCGCAGCTGGGCCTGTCGCTCGGGCTGGTGACGGGAGCGGCGCTGCTCGGCCGGAGCGTCTGGAACGCACGCGCGGCCGATCCGGGCTTCCGACCGGACGGGTTGCACGCCGCGGTGCTGGCCCTCGACCGCACGGGCCGATACGACGAAACCTCCGGGCTCGCCCTCTATACGCGGTTGTTGGACGAGGCAGCGGGTCTCCCGGGCGTGGAAGGCGTGACGCTCGCGAATCAGATGCCGATCGCGGGCGGACACAGTCGACAGACGGTGCGGCCCCAGCAGGATCCCGCGCTCGCATACGAGGCCGAGTACACCGTCGTTGCGGGTGACTACTTCACCACCCTGGACATCCCCATCCTGCGCGGACGGGCGTTGCGCGGGATCGGCCGCGAGCCCGAGCCGGTCGTGGTCGTCAACGAAGCGCTGGCGTCCATGTTCTGGCCCGGTGAGGACCCGATCGGGAAGGTGCTGGCCGGCGAACCTGCTGCGCGCGTCGTGGGCCTCGTCCCGGACGTGCAGATGCGCTCGTTGCGGGCACCGGGCCGCCCGGCGGTCTATTGGCCGATCGAGCAGCGCTACTCCCCGTTCGTGGCCCTGCACCTGCGGACGGCGGACGGGGCCTCGCTCACGGCGGGCGACCTGCGCGCGCTCGTGCGCCGGGTGGACCCGGAGCTGCCCGCCCCCGTGGTGATCGACCTGCGCGCCGCCGTCCGCGATTCGTTGGCGGAGACGCGCACGCTGGGGCTGCTCCTCGCCACGTTCGCGGGGCTGGCGCTCCTGCTGGCGACCATCGGGCTGTACGGGCTGGTCTCCTTCCAGGCCGCGCAACGCGTGCGCGAGATCGGGATCCGGGCGGCGCTGGGCGCACGTCCGCTGTCCCTGACCCGCCTGGTGGTGAGGCGCGGGTTGATCCTCGCCGGCGCGGGCGCGCTGGGCGGCCTCCTCGCCTCGTGGGCCCTCGGCCACGCCCTGCAGAGTCTGCTCTACGACGTGGACGCGCAGGACCCGTGGACGGCGGCGGCGGCGGCGCTGGTCCTGCTGGTCACGGCGGTGGCGGCCGCGTGGATCCCGGCACGACGCGCCGGGCGGGTGGACGCGCTGGTGGCGCTGCGGAGCTGA
- a CDS encoding PIN domain-containing protein, whose protein sequence is MTRVLVDLNVVLDVLFQRDPHYKEAAVVFRKIEAGDLSGLLAAHSVTTLHYLASRRLGPAKCRALLVDVLELFDVVPVDGDRLRRALGLGWKDFEDAVQAACAEAAEADYLVTRDKKGFRASTVRVITPGELVALSAP, encoded by the coding sequence GTGACTCGGGTACTTGTCGACCTCAACGTGGTGCTGGACGTGCTGTTTCAGCGAGATCCGCACTACAAGGAGGCAGCAGTCGTCTTCCGGAAGATTGAGGCCGGCGATCTCTCTGGTCTTCTGGCGGCTCACTCCGTCACCACCCTGCACTACTTGGCTTCAAGGCGACTCGGTCCCGCGAAGTGCCGCGCACTTCTCGTCGACGTGCTCGAGCTCTTCGACGTAGTACCGGTCGACGGCGATCGACTCAGGCGGGCCCTCGGTCTCGGCTGGAAAGACTTCGAAGACGCAGTGCAAGCGGCGTGCGCCGAGGCCGCAGAAGCCGACTATCTCGTGACGCGAGACAAGAAGGGATTCCGAGCGTCGACGGTGCGTGTGATCACGCCAGGTGAGCTTGTCGCCCTGTCCGCTCCCTGA